In Prescottella soli, a genomic segment contains:
- a CDS encoding diacylglycerol/lipid kinase family protein, giving the protein MPPLPRPGSGPSQQRLTRYGWSAANPPLRPVLFVNPRSGDGAAGRARVAERARDRGIEVVVLEPGQSLMECVDEAVKQGADALGMAGGDGSLAVVAAAAAAQGVPFICVPAGTRNHFAFDLGVDRQDVAGALDAFTDGVERRIDLAEVNGRAFVNNVSLGIYGEAVRHPAYRDAKMRTLVETAKRVVGPGARTPALRLVDDVGRQHAQLAVVLVSNNPYALDPPVLGTRPSLGEGLLGIVILDAPDSGRHPPGRAWSATDFEVFASAPVHAGIDGESVVLSPTLRFAIRPVVLRVRISSRHPGASPSARLRPPRSPRSASPGVRQEEPE; this is encoded by the coding sequence ATGCCCCCGCTTCCCCGGCCGGGTAGTGGTCCGTCCCAGCAGAGATTGACCCGATATGGCTGGAGTGCAGCCAATCCGCCGCTACGGCCGGTGTTGTTTGTCAACCCAAGATCGGGAGATGGTGCGGCGGGCCGGGCGAGGGTTGCTGAACGGGCACGGGATCGCGGGATCGAGGTGGTCGTCCTCGAGCCGGGCCAGAGCCTCATGGAGTGCGTCGACGAGGCGGTGAAGCAGGGCGCGGATGCGCTGGGGATGGCTGGTGGTGACGGGTCTCTGGCGGTCGTGGCAGCCGCCGCAGCCGCGCAGGGGGTGCCGTTCATCTGCGTCCCGGCCGGGACGCGCAACCACTTCGCGTTCGACCTCGGAGTGGACCGGCAGGACGTGGCGGGCGCGCTCGACGCGTTCACCGACGGGGTAGAGCGGCGGATCGACCTGGCAGAAGTGAACGGCCGCGCGTTTGTGAACAACGTCTCTCTCGGGATCTACGGTGAGGCGGTTCGCCATCCGGCCTATCGCGACGCCAAAATGCGCACCCTCGTGGAGACCGCCAAGCGGGTGGTCGGCCCCGGTGCAAGGACTCCGGCGCTGCGCCTCGTCGACGACGTAGGGCGCCAGCACGCTCAGCTCGCCGTCGTGCTGGTGTCGAACAACCCGTACGCGTTGGACCCTCCTGTCCTCGGCACTCGCCCCTCGCTCGGTGAGGGCCTTCTGGGCATCGTCATTCTCGACGCACCGGACAGTGGGCGGCATCCTCCAGGGCGCGCCTGGAGCGCAACGGACTTTGAGGTCTTCGCCTCCGCGCCCGTGCACGCGGGTATCGACGGTGAATCAGTGGTGCTGAGTCCAACGCTCAGGTTCGCCATTCGCCCGGTAGTCCTTCGCGTGCGCATCTCGTCCCGGCATCCTGGCGCCTCGCCCTCCGCCCGCCTCCGACCTCCAAGGTCACCGAGGAGCGCTTCACCGGGCGTCCGCCAGGAGGAGCCCGAGTAG